A single window of Aquila chrysaetos chrysaetos chromosome W unlocalized genomic scaffold, bAquChr1.4 W_unloc_9, whole genome shotgun sequence DNA harbors:
- the LOC115338046 gene encoding F-box only protein 46 translates to MEPNAFPQLQLWCPRPFGTYSQNKPCPGPGSTKKPFSCRPTEEPAGAQAPSENTPPAPADAPLAPPASAEEGRVLLDTWYVIKPGNTKEKVAFFVAHQCGGGSGGGGSGGRASTMKVKGNWGSDSSKAKRRRRCHDPTKSKPSPAWATGSKDAACPCPSEPSAAASEAPDLLSVAEMVALVEQRTALALQSFPRPCGAPATPVVFMEAASGETKAPSGSDCSRVAEAVAHFESRQREHGGTRPNGLCRPGAECAGAAAASSTPGPGEVRIAFRISSGREPRAGAATAESGAVGRPNCVFMSCGTASGGGNASGRAKDKITCDLYQLISPSRDVLPNNVEFLLAAASPKGDGDGPDMDIGCSEGSATTVKPEMGEGTGEGASASARDCASGFHVDVVVTGVVDQCVFFGKDSAKKMKEETVRLPAPVQEDPPPGQLFLLPVPEETPAVEDTEASEEPSAVPDPSLCRLYRHVSHDFLEIRFKIQRLLEPRQYMLLLPEHVMVKIFSYLPTQALAALKCSCHYFKSIIETFGVQATDSRWNRDPLYRDDPCKQCKKHYEKGDVSLCRWHPKPYHHDLPYGRSYWMCCRRPDKEAPGCRVGLHDNNWVHPATRRDDGRVTPLGRCPGPRVNIPAWSDAPTPGDICRDITR, encoded by the exons ATGGAGCCCAACGCCTtcccccagctgcagctctggtgCCCGCGGCCCTTCGGCACTTACTCCCAGAACAAACCatgccccggccccggctccaCCAAGAAACCCTTCTCCTGCCGTCCCACCGAGGAGCCTGCTGGAGCCCAGGCCCCCTCCGAAAACACGCCACCGGCTCCTGCCGATGCTCCCCTGGCTCCTCCAGCATCGGCAGAGGAAGGACGGGTGCTGCTGGACACGTGGTATGTCATCAAACCGGGCAACACCAAGGAGAAGGTGGCTTTCTTTGTGGCACACCAGTGCGGTGGTGGCAGCGGCGGCGGTGGCAGCGGTGGCCGCGCCAGCACCATGAAGGTAAAAGGCAACTGGGGCAGCGATAGCTCCAAAGCCAAGCGGCGCCGGCGCTGCCATGACCCCACTAAGAGCAAGCCAAGCCCAGCATGGGCTACTGGCAGCAAGGACGCAGCTTGCCCGTGTCCCAGCGAACCTTCCGCCGCTGCCAGTGAAGCCCCCGACTTGCTGTCGGTGGCGGAGATGGTGGCGTTGGTGGAGCAGAGGACGGCGCTGGCGTTGCAGAGTTTCCCCCGGCCCTGCGGCGCTCCTGCCACCCCAGTTGTCTTCATGGAGGCAGCCAGCGGTGAAACCAAAGCGCCGAGTGGCTCCGATTGCAGCCGGGTGGCAGAAGCTGTTGCCCACTTTGAGTCACGGCAGCGGGAGCACGGTGGCACCCGACCCAACGGGTTGTGCCGCCCGGGTGCTGAATGTGCCGGAGCAGCGGCAGCATCATCGACACCGGGTCCCGGTGAGGTGCGCATCGCCTTCCGCATCTCCAGCGGCCGTGAGCCCCGTGCTGGAGCTGCCACAGCCGAGTCGGGTGCTGTCGGGCGTCCCAATTGCGTTTTTATGAGCTGCGGGACGGCGAGCGGTGGTGGTAATGCCAGTGGTCGCGCCAAGGACAAGATCACCTGTGACCTTTACCAGCTGATCAGCCCGTCCCGCGATGTGCTGCCCAACAATGTGGAGTTCCTCCTGGCCGCTGCTAGTCCCaagggggacggggacggcCCTGACATGGACATAGGGTGCAGCGAGGGGTCGGCGACCACTGTCAAGCCGGAGATGGGTGAAGGAACTGGTGAGGGCGCGTCGGCGTCGGCGCGGGATTGCGCCTCCGGCTTCCACGTGGACGTGGTGGTGACGGGGGTGGTGGACCAATGCGTCTTCTTTGGCAAGGACAGCGCCAAGAAGATGAAGGAGGAGACAGTGCGGCTGCCGGCGCCGGTGCAGGAGGACCCACCGCCGGggcagctcttcctcctgcccgTCCCTGAGGAGACACCGGCGGTGGAGGACACGGAGGCCAGCGAGGAGCCGTCAGCTGTCCCCGACCCCTCGCTTTGCCGGTTGTACCGTCACGTCTCCCACGACTTTTTGGAGATCCGCTTCAAGATCCAGCGGCTGCTGGAGCCCCGGCAGTACATGCTTCTGCTGCCAGAGCACGTCATGGTGAAGATCTTCAGCTACCTGCCCACCCAAGCGCTGGCCGCCCTCAAGTGCTCCTGTCACTACTTCAAGTCCATCATCGAGACCTTCGGGGTGCAGGCCACCGATTCCCGCTGGAACCGCGACCCCCTCTACCGCGACGACCCCTGCAAGCAGTGCAAGAAGCATTATGAGAAGGGGGACGTGTCCCTGTGCCGATGGCATCCCAAGCCCTACCACCACGACCTGCCTTACGGCCGATCCTACTGGATGTGCTGCCGGAGACCCGATAAGGAAGCACCCGGTTGCAGGGTGGGCTTGCACGATAACAACTGGGTACACCCAGCCACCCGGCGCGATGATGGCAG GGTCACGCCTCTGGGCCGGTGTCCTGGTCCGAGGGTGAACATCCCCGCCTGGAGCGATGCCCCCACGCCAGGTGACATCTGTCGTGACATCACACGTTGA
- the QPCTL gene encoding glutaminyl-peptide cyclotransferase-like protein isoform X4 — protein sequence MRKGPGGSRRARAAGSGPGPGPVAVPVPLPGPGLCPRSRRCPRPLLPLLALAAAAAALLYVAWPGGERGTGPPPPGPPPEQALRALLGQLDPTRLRDTFLRPLLRERVPGGPGSRAARQHIMGCLGALGAAWHLELDAFEAVTPRGPVTFTNVVATVAPAAPRRLVLACHYDTKILPPGPGKQLFLGATDSAVPCAILLELAAALDRPLRRAKDRGAELTLQLLFLDGEEAFGDWSVTDSLYGARHLAARMAATPHGPHGTQITTMSLLVLLDLLGARHPAIHSHFPRTHHWFLRLVAIEQRLRQLGLLHVLPQDQPFFRLSPAPGPVEDDHVPFLQRGVPVLHLIPTPFPRVWHTLEDTEDNLHPPTMEALCKILVAFVAEFLQF from the exons ATGCGGAAGGGCCCCGGTGGCTcccgccgggcccgggccgCGGGTTCGGGGCCCGGTCCCGGCCCGGTGGCGGTGCCGGTTCCGCTGCCGGGTCCCGGGCTCTGCCCGCGGTCGCGCCGCTGTCCCCGACCGTTGCTGCCGCTCCTGGCGCTGgcggctgctgccgccgcccTCCTCTACGTCGCATGGCCCGGCGGGGAACGGGGCACTGGCCCG cccccccccggccctccccCGGAGCAGGCTCTACGGGcgctgctggggcagctggatccCACCCGCCTGCGGGACACCTTCTTGCGGCCCCTCCTGCGAGAACGGGTGCCAGGGGGGCCTGGGAGCCGCGCTGCCCGCCAG CACATCATGGGGTGCTTGGGTGccctgggggctgcctggcACCTGGAGCTTGACGCCTTCGAAGCGGTGACTCCCCGGGGACCAGTGACCTTCACCAACGTGGTGGCCACGgtcgcccccgccgccccccgccgcctgGTCCTCGCCTGTCACTACGACACAAAGATCTTACCCCCTGGTCCCGGCAAGCAGCTCTTTTTGGGGGCCACCGATTCGGCCGTGCCCTGCGCCATCCTCctggagctggcagctgccctTGACCGGCCCCTGCGGCGCGCCAAGGACAGG GGCGCAGAATTGACgctgcagctgctgttcctGGATGGGGAAGAAGCTTTCGGGGACTGGAGCGTCACTGACTCCCTCTATGGCGCCCGGCACCTGGCGGCACGTATGGCGGCCACCCCCCACGGGCCACACGGCACCCAGATCACCACCATG agcctgctggtgctgctggaccTGCTGGGCGCCCGTCACCCTGCCATCCACAGCCACTTCCCTCGCACCCACCACTGGTTCCTGCGCCTCGTCGCCATCG AGCAGCGCCTgcggcagctggggctgctgcacgTCCTCCCCCAGGACCAGCCCTTCTTCCGCCTCAGCCCGGCCCCAGGACCTGTCGAGGATGACCACGTCCCCTTCCTCCAGCGAG GTGTCCCCGTGCTGCACCTTATCCCCACGCCGTTCCCACGTGTATGGCACACGCTTGAGGACACCGAGGACAACCTGCACCCCCCCACCATGGAAGCCCTGTGCAAGATCCTGGTTGCCTTCGTGGCCGAGTTCCTGCAGTTCTGA
- the QPCTL gene encoding glutaminyl-peptide cyclotransferase-like protein isoform X3, translating to MRKGPGGSRRARAAGSGPGPGPVAVPVPLPGPGLCPRSRRCPRPLLPLLALAAAAAALLYVAWPGGERGTGPPPPGPPPEQALRALLGQLDPTRLRDTFLRPLLRERVPGGPGSRAARQHIMGCLGALGAAWHLELDAFEAVTPRGPVTFTNVVATVAPAAPRRLVLACHYDTKILPPGPGKQLFLGATDSAVPCAILLELAAALDRPLRRAKDRMPGSPTRWTPGSQQGAELTLQLLFLDGEEAFGDWSVTDSLYGARHLAARMAATPHGPHGTQITTMSLLVLLDLLGARHPAIHSHFPRTHHWFLRLVAIEQRLRQLGLLHVLPQDQPFFRLSPAPGPVEDDHVPFLQRGVPVLHLIPTPFPRVWHTLEDTEDNLHPPTMEALCKILVAFVAEFLQF from the exons ATGCGGAAGGGCCCCGGTGGCTcccgccgggcccgggccgCGGGTTCGGGGCCCGGTCCCGGCCCGGTGGCGGTGCCGGTTCCGCTGCCGGGTCCCGGGCTCTGCCCGCGGTCGCGCCGCTGTCCCCGACCGTTGCTGCCGCTCCTGGCGCTGgcggctgctgccgccgcccTCCTCTACGTCGCATGGCCCGGCGGGGAACGGGGCACTGGCCCG cccccccccggccctccccCGGAGCAGGCTCTACGGGcgctgctggggcagctggatccCACCCGCCTGCGGGACACCTTCTTGCGGCCCCTCCTGCGAGAACGGGTGCCAGGGGGGCCTGGGAGCCGCGCTGCCCGCCAG CACATCATGGGGTGCTTGGGTGccctgggggctgcctggcACCTGGAGCTTGACGCCTTCGAAGCGGTGACTCCCCGGGGACCAGTGACCTTCACCAACGTGGTGGCCACGgtcgcccccgccgccccccgccgcctgGTCCTCGCCTGTCACTACGACACAAAGATCTTACCCCCTGGTCCCGGCAAGCAGCTCTTTTTGGGGGCCACCGATTCGGCCGTGCCCTGCGCCATCCTCctggagctggcagctgccctTGACCGGCCCCTGCGGCGCGCCAAGGACAGG atgcctgggtcccccaCCCGTTGGACGCCCGGGTCCCAGCAGGGCGCAGAATTGACgctgcagctgctgttcctGGATGGGGAAGAAGCTTTCGGGGACTGGAGCGTCACTGACTCCCTCTATGGCGCCCGGCACCTGGCGGCACGTATGGCGGCCACCCCCCACGGGCCACACGGCACCCAGATCACCACCATG agcctgctggtgctgctggaccTGCTGGGCGCCCGTCACCCTGCCATCCACAGCCACTTCCCTCGCACCCACCACTGGTTCCTGCGCCTCGTCGCCATCG AGCAGCGCCTgcggcagctggggctgctgcacgTCCTCCCCCAGGACCAGCCCTTCTTCCGCCTCAGCCCGGCCCCAGGACCTGTCGAGGATGACCACGTCCCCTTCCTCCAGCGAG GTGTCCCCGTGCTGCACCTTATCCCCACGCCGTTCCCACGTGTATGGCACACGCTTGAGGACACCGAGGACAACCTGCACCCCCCCACCATGGAAGCCCTGTGCAAGATCCTGGTTGCCTTCGTGGCCGAGTTCCTGCAGTTCTGA
- the QPCTL gene encoding glutaminyl-peptide cyclotransferase-like protein isoform X6, translating to MRKGPGGSRRARAAGSGPGPGPVAVPVPLPGPGLCPRSRRCPRPLLPLLALAAAAAALLYVAWPGGERGTGPPPPGPPPEQALRALLGQLDPTRLRDTFLRPLLRERVPGGPGSRAARQHIMGCLGALGAAWHLELDAFEAVTPRGPVTFTNVVATVAPAAPRRLVLACHYDTKILPPGPGKQLFLGATDSAVPCAILLELAAALDRPLRRAKDRMPGSPTRWTPGSQQGAELTLQLLFLDGEEAFGDWSVTDSLYGARHLAARMAATPHGPHGTQITTMSLLVLLDLLGARHPAIHSHFPRTHHWFLRLVAIGGTQGRGQRGGDRVRMGMG from the exons ATGCGGAAGGGCCCCGGTGGCTcccgccgggcccgggccgCGGGTTCGGGGCCCGGTCCCGGCCCGGTGGCGGTGCCGGTTCCGCTGCCGGGTCCCGGGCTCTGCCCGCGGTCGCGCCGCTGTCCCCGACCGTTGCTGCCGCTCCTGGCGCTGgcggctgctgccgccgcccTCCTCTACGTCGCATGGCCCGGCGGGGAACGGGGCACTGGCCCG cccccccccggccctccccCGGAGCAGGCTCTACGGGcgctgctggggcagctggatccCACCCGCCTGCGGGACACCTTCTTGCGGCCCCTCCTGCGAGAACGGGTGCCAGGGGGGCCTGGGAGCCGCGCTGCCCGCCAG CACATCATGGGGTGCTTGGGTGccctgggggctgcctggcACCTGGAGCTTGACGCCTTCGAAGCGGTGACTCCCCGGGGACCAGTGACCTTCACCAACGTGGTGGCCACGgtcgcccccgccgccccccgccgcctgGTCCTCGCCTGTCACTACGACACAAAGATCTTACCCCCTGGTCCCGGCAAGCAGCTCTTTTTGGGGGCCACCGATTCGGCCGTGCCCTGCGCCATCCTCctggagctggcagctgccctTGACCGGCCCCTGCGGCGCGCCAAGGACAGG atgcctgggtcccccaCCCGTTGGACGCCCGGGTCCCAGCAGGGCGCAGAATTGACgctgcagctgctgttcctGGATGGGGAAGAAGCTTTCGGGGACTGGAGCGTCACTGACTCCCTCTATGGCGCCCGGCACCTGGCGGCACGTATGGCGGCCACCCCCCACGGGCCACACGGCACCCAGATCACCACCATG agcctgctggtgctgctggaccTGCTGGGCGCCCGTCACCCTGCCATCCACAGCCACTTCCCTCGCACCCACCACTGGTTCCTGCGCCTCGTCGCCATCGGTGGGACTCAGGGACGGGGGCAGAGGGGTGGGGACAGGGtcaggatgggga tgggatAG
- the QPCTL gene encoding glutaminyl-peptide cyclotransferase-like protein isoform X2 translates to MRKGPGGSRRARAAGSGPGPGPVAVPVPLPGPGLCPRSRRCPRPLLPLLALAAAAAALLYVAWPGGERGTGPPPPGPPPEQALRALLGQLDPTRLRDTFLRPLLRERVPGGPGSRAARQHIMGCLGALGAAWHLELDAFEAVTPRGPVTFTNVVATVAPAAPRRLVLACHYDTKILPPGPGKQLFLGATDSAVPCAILLELAAALDRPLRRAKDRGAELTLQLLFLDGEEAFGDWSVTDSLYGARHLAARMAATPHGPHGTQITTMSSACGSWGCCTSSPRTSPSSASARPQDLSRMTTSPSSSEVSPCCTLSPRRSHVYGTRLRTPRTTCTPPPWKPCARSWLPSWPSSCSSEPCRYPSLPARTRWGLWAVLGAISKVLGDQCRVLCRHLPRGQLWGQGHVMHGDIRRHIMESPGSTIRMMGGGVPGRCIWVLRDPPGALLRPQGNQP, encoded by the exons ATGCGGAAGGGCCCCGGTGGCTcccgccgggcccgggccgCGGGTTCGGGGCCCGGTCCCGGCCCGGTGGCGGTGCCGGTTCCGCTGCCGGGTCCCGGGCTCTGCCCGCGGTCGCGCCGCTGTCCCCGACCGTTGCTGCCGCTCCTGGCGCTGgcggctgctgccgccgcccTCCTCTACGTCGCATGGCCCGGCGGGGAACGGGGCACTGGCCCG cccccccccggccctccccCGGAGCAGGCTCTACGGGcgctgctggggcagctggatccCACCCGCCTGCGGGACACCTTCTTGCGGCCCCTCCTGCGAGAACGGGTGCCAGGGGGGCCTGGGAGCCGCGCTGCCCGCCAG CACATCATGGGGTGCTTGGGTGccctgggggctgcctggcACCTGGAGCTTGACGCCTTCGAAGCGGTGACTCCCCGGGGACCAGTGACCTTCACCAACGTGGTGGCCACGgtcgcccccgccgccccccgccgcctgGTCCTCGCCTGTCACTACGACACAAAGATCTTACCCCCTGGTCCCGGCAAGCAGCTCTTTTTGGGGGCCACCGATTCGGCCGTGCCCTGCGCCATCCTCctggagctggcagctgccctTGACCGGCCCCTGCGGCGCGCCAAGGACAGG GGCGCAGAATTGACgctgcagctgctgttcctGGATGGGGAAGAAGCTTTCGGGGACTGGAGCGTCACTGACTCCCTCTATGGCGCCCGGCACCTGGCGGCACGTATGGCGGCCACCCCCCACGGGCCACACGGCACCCAGATCACCACCATG AGCAGCGCCTgcggcagctggggctgctgcacgTCCTCCCCCAGGACCAGCCCTTCTTCCGCCTCAGCCCGGCCCCAGGACCTGTCGAGGATGACCACGTCCCCTTCCTCCAGCGAG GTGTCCCCGTGCTGCACCTTATCCCCACGCCGTTCCCACGTGTATGGCACACGCTTGAGGACACCGAGGACAACCTGCACCCCCCCACCATGGAAGCCCTGTGCAAGATCCTGGTTGCCTTCGTGGCCGAGTTCCTGCAGTTCTGAGCCCTGCCGTTACCCGTCACTCCCAGCCCGCACCCGCTGGGGactctgggctgtgctgggagccaTCAGTAAAGTGCTTGGTGACCAGTGCCGTGTCCTGTGCCGTCACCTGCCACGGGGACAGCTGTGGGGCCAGGGACACGTGATGCATGGGGACATACGGAGACACATAATGGAGAGCCCAGGGAGCACTATTAggatgatgggggggggggtcccagggagGTGTATTTGGGTCCTTAGGGACCCCCCAGGAGCACTACTCAGGCCACAGGGGAATCAACCATAG
- the QPCTL gene encoding glutaminyl-peptide cyclotransferase-like protein isoform X1, which produces MRKGPGGSRRARAAGSGPGPGPVAVPVPLPGPGLCPRSRRCPRPLLPLLALAAAAAALLYVAWPGGERGTGPPPPGPPPEQALRALLGQLDPTRLRDTFLRPLLRERVPGGPGSRAARQHIMGCLGALGAAWHLELDAFEAVTPRGPVTFTNVVATVAPAAPRRLVLACHYDTKILPPGPGKQLFLGATDSAVPCAILLELAAALDRPLRRAKDRMPGSPTRWTPGSQQGAELTLQLLFLDGEEAFGDWSVTDSLYGARHLAARMAATPHGPHGTQITTMSSACGSWGCCTSSPRTSPSSASARPQDLSRMTTSPSSSEVSPCCTLSPRRSHVYGTRLRTPRTTCTPPPWKPCARSWLPSWPSSCSSEPCRYPSLPARTRWGLWAVLGAISKVLGDQCRVLCRHLPRGQLWGQGHVMHGDIRRHIMESPGSTIRMMGGGVPGRCIWVLRDPPGALLRPQGNQP; this is translated from the exons ATGCGGAAGGGCCCCGGTGGCTcccgccgggcccgggccgCGGGTTCGGGGCCCGGTCCCGGCCCGGTGGCGGTGCCGGTTCCGCTGCCGGGTCCCGGGCTCTGCCCGCGGTCGCGCCGCTGTCCCCGACCGTTGCTGCCGCTCCTGGCGCTGgcggctgctgccgccgcccTCCTCTACGTCGCATGGCCCGGCGGGGAACGGGGCACTGGCCCG cccccccccggccctccccCGGAGCAGGCTCTACGGGcgctgctggggcagctggatccCACCCGCCTGCGGGACACCTTCTTGCGGCCCCTCCTGCGAGAACGGGTGCCAGGGGGGCCTGGGAGCCGCGCTGCCCGCCAG CACATCATGGGGTGCTTGGGTGccctgggggctgcctggcACCTGGAGCTTGACGCCTTCGAAGCGGTGACTCCCCGGGGACCAGTGACCTTCACCAACGTGGTGGCCACGgtcgcccccgccgccccccgccgcctgGTCCTCGCCTGTCACTACGACACAAAGATCTTACCCCCTGGTCCCGGCAAGCAGCTCTTTTTGGGGGCCACCGATTCGGCCGTGCCCTGCGCCATCCTCctggagctggcagctgccctTGACCGGCCCCTGCGGCGCGCCAAGGACAGG atgcctgggtcccccaCCCGTTGGACGCCCGGGTCCCAGCAGGGCGCAGAATTGACgctgcagctgctgttcctGGATGGGGAAGAAGCTTTCGGGGACTGGAGCGTCACTGACTCCCTCTATGGCGCCCGGCACCTGGCGGCACGTATGGCGGCCACCCCCCACGGGCCACACGGCACCCAGATCACCACCATG AGCAGCGCCTgcggcagctggggctgctgcacgTCCTCCCCCAGGACCAGCCCTTCTTCCGCCTCAGCCCGGCCCCAGGACCTGTCGAGGATGACCACGTCCCCTTCCTCCAGCGAG GTGTCCCCGTGCTGCACCTTATCCCCACGCCGTTCCCACGTGTATGGCACACGCTTGAGGACACCGAGGACAACCTGCACCCCCCCACCATGGAAGCCCTGTGCAAGATCCTGGTTGCCTTCGTGGCCGAGTTCCTGCAGTTCTGAGCCCTGCCGTTACCCGTCACTCCCAGCCCGCACCCGCTGGGGactctgggctgtgctgggagccaTCAGTAAAGTGCTTGGTGACCAGTGCCGTGTCCTGTGCCGTCACCTGCCACGGGGACAGCTGTGGGGCCAGGGACACGTGATGCATGGGGACATACGGAGACACATAATGGAGAGCCCAGGGAGCACTATTAggatgatgggggggggggtcccagggagGTGTATTTGGGTCCTTAGGGACCCCCCAGGAGCACTACTCAGGCCACAGGGGAATCAACCATAG
- the QPCTL gene encoding glutaminyl-peptide cyclotransferase-like protein isoform X5 — protein sequence MRKGPGGSRRARAAGSGPGPGPVAVPVPLPGPGLCPRSRRCPRPLLPLLALAAAAAALLYVAWPGGERGTGPPPPGPPPEQALRALLGQLDPTRLRDTFLRPLLRERVPGGPGSRAARQHIMGCLGALGAAWHLELDAFEAVTPRGPVTFTNVVATVAPAAPRRLVLACHYDTKILPPGPGKQLFLGATDSAVPCAILLELAAALDRPLRRAKDRMPGSPTRWTPGSQQGAELTLQLLFLDGEEAFGDWSVTDSLYGARHLAARMAATPHGPHGTQITTMSLLVLLDLLGARHPAIHSHFPRTHHWFLRLVAIGVPVLHLIPTPFPRVWHTLEDTEDNLHPPTMEALCKILVAFVAEFLQF from the exons ATGCGGAAGGGCCCCGGTGGCTcccgccgggcccgggccgCGGGTTCGGGGCCCGGTCCCGGCCCGGTGGCGGTGCCGGTTCCGCTGCCGGGTCCCGGGCTCTGCCCGCGGTCGCGCCGCTGTCCCCGACCGTTGCTGCCGCTCCTGGCGCTGgcggctgctgccgccgcccTCCTCTACGTCGCATGGCCCGGCGGGGAACGGGGCACTGGCCCG cccccccccggccctccccCGGAGCAGGCTCTACGGGcgctgctggggcagctggatccCACCCGCCTGCGGGACACCTTCTTGCGGCCCCTCCTGCGAGAACGGGTGCCAGGGGGGCCTGGGAGCCGCGCTGCCCGCCAG CACATCATGGGGTGCTTGGGTGccctgggggctgcctggcACCTGGAGCTTGACGCCTTCGAAGCGGTGACTCCCCGGGGACCAGTGACCTTCACCAACGTGGTGGCCACGgtcgcccccgccgccccccgccgcctgGTCCTCGCCTGTCACTACGACACAAAGATCTTACCCCCTGGTCCCGGCAAGCAGCTCTTTTTGGGGGCCACCGATTCGGCCGTGCCCTGCGCCATCCTCctggagctggcagctgccctTGACCGGCCCCTGCGGCGCGCCAAGGACAGG atgcctgggtcccccaCCCGTTGGACGCCCGGGTCCCAGCAGGGCGCAGAATTGACgctgcagctgctgttcctGGATGGGGAAGAAGCTTTCGGGGACTGGAGCGTCACTGACTCCCTCTATGGCGCCCGGCACCTGGCGGCACGTATGGCGGCCACCCCCCACGGGCCACACGGCACCCAGATCACCACCATG agcctgctggtgctgctggaccTGCTGGGCGCCCGTCACCCTGCCATCCACAGCCACTTCCCTCGCACCCACCACTGGTTCCTGCGCCTCGTCGCCATCG GTGTCCCCGTGCTGCACCTTATCCCCACGCCGTTCCCACGTGTATGGCACACGCTTGAGGACACCGAGGACAACCTGCACCCCCCCACCATGGAAGCCCTGTGCAAGATCCTGGTTGCCTTCGTGGCCGAGTTCCTGCAGTTCTGA
- the LOC115338049 gene encoding RAC-beta serine/threonine-protein kinase: protein MNEVSVVKEGWLHKRGEYIKTWRPRYFLLKSDGSFIGYKERPETSDHSLPPLNNFSVAECQLMKTERPRPNTFVIRCLQWTTVIERTFHVDSPEEREEWMRAIQTVANSLKNQEPETDTMDYKCGSPNDSTGAEEMEVAVSKTRTKATMNDFDYLKLLGKGTFGKVILVREKATGRYYAMKILRKEVIIAKDEVAHTVTESRVLQNTRHPFLTALKYAFQTNDRLCFVMEYANGGELFFHLSRERVFTEDRARFYGAEIVSALEYLHSRDVVYRDIKLENLMLDKDGHIKITDFGLCKEGITDGATMKTFCGTPEYLAPEVLEDNDYGRAVDWWGLGVVMYEMMCGRLPFYNQDHERLFELILMEEIRFPRTLSPEAKSLLAGLLKKDPKQRLGGGPSDAKEVMEHRFFAPINWQDVVQKKLVPPFKPQVTSEIDTRYFDDEFTAQSITITPPDRYDNMGSLENDQRTHFPQFSYSASIRE, encoded by the exons ACGTCTGACCACAGCTTGCCGCCTCTCAATAACTTCTCCGTGGCAG AGTGCCAGCTGATGAAGACTGAGCGGCCTCGGCCCAACACCTTTGTCATCCGATGCTTGCAGTGGACAACAGTCATTGAGAGGACTTTCCATGTGGACTCTCCCGAAGAGCG TGAGGAGTGGATGCGAGCTATCCAGACAGTAGCAAACAGCCTGAAGAACCAGGAACCAGAGACGGACACAATGGATTACAAGTGCGGATCTCCTAATGACAGCACCGGTGCTGAGGAGATGGAGGTGGCTGTCAGCAAAACCCGCACCAAAGCT aCCATGAATGATTTTGATTACCTGAAGCTCCTGGGAAAGGGTACTTTTGGCAAAGTCATCTTGGTGCGGGAAAAGGCCACTGGCCGCTATTACGCCATGAAGATCCTACGGAAAGAGGTCATCATTGCAAAA GATGAGGTGGCGCACACTGTTACAGAGAGCCGGGTACTGCAGAACACCAGGCACCCCTTCCTTACT GCGCTGAAATACGCCTTTCAGACAAACGACCGGCTGTGCTTTGTCATGGAGTACGCCAATGGTGGAGAG ctgtttttccACCTCTCGAGAGAACGCGTCTTCACGGAAGACCGAGCCCGTTTCTACGGTGCCGAAATAGTCTCTGCGCTGGAGTACCTGCACTCCCGGGACGTGGTGTACAGGGACATTAAG ctggaaaacctCATGCTGGACAAAGATGGCCACATCAAAATCACCGACTTTGGGCTCTGCAAGGAAGGCATCACGGATGGAGCCACCATGAAGACTTTCTGTGGCACTCCCGAGTACCTGGCTCCGGAG GTCCTGGAGGACAACGATTACGGCCGCGCCGTGGACTGGTGGGGTCTGGGGGTTGTCATGTATGAGATGATGTGTGGTCGCCTCCCCTTCTACAACCAGGACCACGAACGTCTCTTCGAGCTGATCCTCATGGAGGAGATTCGCTTCCCTCGTACCCTCAGCCCTGAGGCCAAatccttgctggctgggctgctcAAGAAGGATCCCAAACAGAG GCTCGGCGGGGGTCCCAGCGATGCCAAGGAGGTGATGGAGCATCGCTTCTTTGCCCCCATCAACTGGCAGGACGTGGTTCAGAAGAAG CTGGTCCCGCCATTCAAGCCCCAAGTGACGTCTGAGATCGACACACGGTATTTCGATGACGAGTTCACCGCCCAATCCATCACCATCACCCCACCGGATCGCT ATGACAACATGGGCTCCCTGGAGAATGACCAGCGGACGCACTTCCCCCAGTTCTCCTACTCCGCCAGCATACGGGAGTAA